The nucleotide sequence TTGACACCGCTCCAAAGTAAAAGCAGGTATAGAGCAAGATGAgactatttattatttaagAATTACACGCAGACTAACTTAGGCCAACTTATCAGAAGAATTGGTGATAAAAATCCTATCCATCACGAATTCACGATAGCATGTTGTTGAACAAATAAACTAAGCAGACATTTACTAAAGGCCACAGTCCAAATAGTAAATTAAGCAGGCATTTCCCCGGTGACAATTCCCTTGAAATTACTGAATCAATCCCCTTACATCAGCTTTTCTATGAAACTTCACCGATGGCGCACCCAAGCTTAGCTAGAGGCGCAGTTGCCTCTACACGAAATTCACGAAGCACAAGCAGCACAGGAATGAATCAAACCAGGACAGGGCTCGGGGCGCTCACGATGTGGTCGAGGTGGGCGTGGGTGATGAAGAGGTAGTCCTGGCTCACGGCGAAGAGCGGCCCGCGGCCGATGTCGAAGGCGACGTTGAGGGACGGCACGGTGACGCAGGTCTCGTGCCCGCCGACGGAGACCCCCTCGATGGCgtacccctccacctccacgcccTTACGGTGCACCTGCGCGCGCGCCCGGCGGTACTCCTCCTCGTCCGCCATCGCCCGGTCGAGCACCGACAGcagcccgccgcccgctccacgccccccgccgccgccctcgccggtgCCCGTGGCGACGGCTGCCTTCTTCGCGGCGAGCGTTTGGAACTGGGAGCGGGAGGCTGGggcggacgacgacgcggggacgaggaggcggtgggtgaggcggagcgaggggagggagaggagggaggtggcCGCCAtttccggcggcggaggcggaggcggagacgaacggtggcgacggcgtcgtGGGGTTTTCTGGGTTTTGGGGGGAACTCGACTCGAGGATAACGGAGAGTCATTTTTGCGGGGTAGCCCCTGTCTTATCCTAAAATTGTTTTTCcaattggaggaggaggaggaggaagagagtcACTGACCCCTGATTACTCAAGGCCTCAAGGAGCTTCCTGTAAAATGCCAAATtctatttgtttatttatttattttgatagtGTAAAATGTCAAATTCAGCTACACTGAAAATAAAGAGAGATCAGTTTGTGTTTACAGGTTCAGTGAGGCAGATTGCAGTGATAATTTATATCTTACCAATACAAGAAGTCAGGAATTGATACTGGAACGATGATACATTTCCAGATTATGGTTAAATACAGCAAATTCAGCATAGATTACAGAACTGAACACTATACAGTGGagtgtacatttttttttttgacagaacgTGTACAAGTATATTGCCAGTTCATTTGGAAGAATTGTGGGTACATCACAACCAACCCACCATTTCTCCAGTATAGCAGCAGCCTATTTCTACAGTTCTATGGTTCCTAGATTTACATATGTACAACTCCTACGGTTATTTACAAAAGAACATTATACAGCAGAACGAAATAATGCTAACATGTTGAGGAAGTAGCACTACACGTTCCATGGGACATGGCGATTTCTGATGCTTTGCTGATTGAGCAACAAGCCTACTTCTTGCCAGATGCTTTCATTGGCTTAAATAGGGAGTATGACCTCCGATGAAGGCAACATCAGAGCTAACAATTATTCTTGACTGGGAAGTGAGGATGTATGCATCGCTGATGGAGAACCCCTTGATGATAGGCAATGGGAAGCCTCTTTTGAGATATGAATTCACATAGGGCACAAACAATTTTTTCAACAAGATCTGCATCACACTCTGCCAATACAAAAATTAGAATCAATTAGACATTcagaagttaagaaacaaatgTTCACCAATGATAATAAAATACATGTGCAGCTCCACAATTAACAACTTCATTCAGAAATTAGGCCTTTCCGCTATACTAGGTAAAAGAACTTTATGAAGAAGGCATTTTCAACCGAAATTACTTTTTTCTTTCCAATAGGATAACGCATGTCTTAGTTAGCCCCTCAGAGTCCCTCTTGGAAATTAGGCATATCCATAAATATAGGATGGAGATTCCCAAGCTCACCTCTTTTCTATTACACCATCATAAATTACAAACTGTGGAATGTCATTAAATCGTATAATACAGGCCAAAATACCTGAACTATGAAGGTATGAAGTTTGCCAACTTTGCTCCACTTCAAGGTGAATGAGAAATAATCTAACTCGACTCTTCCAGCAAGATTGTTCCCAGAAACCACTGCAGCTCCAGAGACAGTAACTGACTGTGGAAACAATATGCGACAACGGTATCAAAGAGGTGGAAATTGCACGTGTTTCCTCGTGTAGAAATGTTTATGTATAATGGAAGTCCAATTGTAAATCAACGgatgaaacaaaaaaagaaaacatgaacACAACTCAATGTGCCATAGATTTCATTTCTAAAATTCTCAGTGGGAGAAAATATGAAATGCTGAAGGTCAAAGACAACACGGACAGTATACAAGTGCTGCCAGATGGTGCAATACTGTTACATTTCAATATGTTTACTTTCCATAAGTCAAGCAACTAGCAATGAAATCAAATGAAATCAGGAAAGGAAATTATTAGAAAAATCTCACCACTGATATGCACGCCACTGGAACTATCTCATCAAAATCCAAAACATTAACTGTGACATCTAAGTCAACTGCGGCATCAATCCTACCCACATTAATCCTCACGGAAGGAGGTGAAGTAGCTGAAATATTCAGCAGCATATCATCATTGGGGTACTTCTGATATAACCTTGGAATCAAAAACCTCCAACTAGCAGTATTCAGGAAGAGCTGATCAGGAATTTTATCCACCATACGTTGTAGTGAACCAGCCTGAACAATCCAAGTATCATATCAAttagaatatatatttttacagcTATTAGCAtatttgttactccctccgtcccaaaatataacaacttttagccctcaagatttgtcctaaaatataacaacttctccaccaacattctcttcccaaccaatcacaactcccCACCATTCATTTTTCCCACCTACTACCACtacttaaccaatcacaaccctccaccctccaccattcacttctacctactttcttagtaaccatgtccaactctaaaaatgcttatattctgggacggagggaataattGTTTCCATTCAAACATGAACACGTGTTCAAGTTAGCTACTCTAGACGGACACAATcaacaaaatatatatctttcttttgtgtaatatatatatatatatatatatatatatatatatatatatatatatatatatatatatatatatatatatatatatatatatcttttgaCAAAAGCAAGTTCAGATAATCCTTCAACTTTACACATCTGCAGTAAGGCTTTAATCCTTTAACCATGATAACAACCACTTTCTTATGAATTCTGATATACCTTGAAATAGAGAGCTGAAACAGAGTTGAAAACATCTTCATCCAATGAAATCCATAGCATTTTTGAAGAGCTACCAAGAGGTGGTACATATTTTACACCTCTAAAATGCATGTGTCTTGAAACTGCAGTTTTATCAGATGGAATGAACAGTCCATCGATATCAAACTCCACAGAGGAACTCTTGAAGAGTGGATCACTAACAAATGTCACATTCATAGCAGCGATGCTATCAACATCGATTTTCTTTGGAAGGCTTCCAAGGAATGAGTCAAGCTTTGATGCACCCTCCATTATTTTCTTCGTAATTGCATTTTCTACTGATGATCTGATATGATTACTGAAACCATCTACAAACCTAGAAAAGGTAAGAGGAATAATATCAATCCATGTGGGGTCAGATAAATATCAACAGCATTCAGGAATATATAGGGCAattattttgacaaaaaaaattgcatgatATTCTAACCACAGATATAAACCATGTTTCCTATATATATTGCTGATGTACAGAAAAATAGAATTAGAATGGGCATGGCTACCCACATCGGGCAATTATAGGAGTCatattttgttttgtattgTGCCACCGAATAAGATAGCGAGAAATCAGATCAAGAATGGAACCATTGGAACCTCCGACAGTACAAGCCCTTGTTCGCTTGGTTCTGGACCAGCCTTTCTTCTCACTTGATAACAGATCATCTAGCTCTCTTTTATAGTATAGTCAAAGTCTATCTGGGCACGGAAGCTAAGCCGGCAAAGAAAAAGGCTTAATAAGATGAGTGGGGAAGAAAAAGTATCCTCTTTCAGGATAAGGGCTGGAGGAAGCAGGGACTGAACCAGGGCTTGTTGACAGAGCAGATATCAAAAGCCTATGTTATCTCATTTTCAGGGACTGAGCAAGGGATGAGCGCCCTCTGATCTAACGACCAAACAAGCAATTTACAGAGCAACCTCAGTTAATTTGACAAGTTTTTGCATATGTAAAATTGTGAAGCACGTACCCCTGATAAAACCAAGATGCTCCTCCGTTCAGTGATATGTCCAAGCTCTTCATATTACAGCCACATTCTGTAACGAACAGCTTGAGAGACCCATTTTGATTCTTCATCCCCATGGAAATCCCAACATCCATTCCATCAACCTTAGCGAAAAGGAATCATGAATACATCTTGTACCTTCGTATATATACATGTCAAGGGTGTCTAGTACTCAAATAATACAGGTAAATAAGGTGTAAGTGCCATAGGTGACATTGTTTCGGTGTAAACTTTCAAAAACACAACTGAGAcgtttttactttttaaaaaagaagcAGCTTATAATTCCAACAAATTAACTGAGGAGCATATAGGATATCTATGTTATTGAAATGTTGCTTGCCTGCTGCAATGCTGCTATTTAGGTGCTTAGAATTGTAAACTCCATTGAGCTAAAATGATCTAGAGAAAAAGTTAAGATCATCTTGAAGTAAATCCTAAGCACAAATGCCAGCTGCTCCTAATAGGCAGCCCACATGTCACCCCAATATGCACCGTGCAACAAGTAACCAGCTATTGTGCCTATCAATGTAAATTACTCATGTACCAACTAAAGAACTAGATTTGAAAGTGTCTTCAAAGCTACTCAATTTCATAACGTGCTGGATTCTACTTTACATACATGTTTCATTCCATACATGCCAATAAGCGCAAATTCAGACACTAAACCACTAATTTTGAACATTAACTTGTCAATCATGGAAGTCCCCCTCCAATCTAGCATCATCTCTCGAACTgtgaaaaaaacaacaacaattgAACGCATGAATACCGCGACCCATACCTGAATCGAGGCATTACCGCTGTCAGAGATCGTGACGACCCAGGCGCTATAGGAGTAGCTCCACCCCATAGTAAGATTAACGCTGGACAGCGACGCGGCCACCACGATCCCGTCGTccccgacggcgacggtggagtcGTCGACCGCCACGCCGTGGAGGACGATGCCGGAGGCGACCATGTCCACGGTGCCGATGACCGGGATGCTCACGGACCTCTCGATGTCGGGCACCTCCAGGGGCACGATGGCCTCCGCGGCGCGGGACACGAGGAGGTCCTTGACGAAGTCGAGGCCCGACTGGGAGATGACGGCGGAGATgtgcggcgacgcggaggcggcggagaggaaggtgaggaggaggaggaggagggggagggtggggagaggggcggcggctgccgccatggcgacgccggcgccggcgaggcgagaGAGGCTAGGgattggggaggaggaggtggaggcggtggccggagtGGGAGTGGCGTgagggagaaggcggcggcatgggcgccgccgtcgggtaGTCGCGGCGGGTTTGAACGGTCGTCTTCCCCGGGGAGTGGCCGTGGTGACGTGGCAGAGACGTGGCTAGGCGGGGAACAGCGGCGGTAAATGCCTGTCCATGGGCTCATGCCGCGTATATCCTCTTGAAAAATAGGAATTCAATATTTCATGattgaggctgtgtttagatgcaGGGTGTAAATTTTTAGTGTGTCATATTGGATATAtgaacacatatttaaagtactaGCAAAAGTGTCCGTacgttgcaccgggtgattacggagtgtgtatattaaccaaaagtgttgtttggtttagcaaaagtgcccgtgcgttgcaacgggaagcgTACATatcagaaaaatatgcaattaattaaaatacaaattcgctgaaatatttgatatttttaagtaggtatatgtgtataattaaataaatttacaagtaaagtaagtgtgagaaataactataattgtaatgcttctgaaaaaatgaGCACTAAACATGAActtattctctctttttttcggcccgagggacctaaaatagacttattttcggCCCTTACCGGTCGGCCCACGGCCTTTTGCGCACGCGTGGGCTCACTTCCCCTCCCCAAGCCGCAACCTGGGCTTGAGCCAGAAAAGTGGCCTCACTCtcgatccctcttgggccgatttcggcccgGATGACACCGGCCGTCCGATTTCTAGGGttttgatcggacggccgagcgtcgatatcggggaaacaaaaccccctccctctcagccgccaaaaccctagcccatttccctcccctccctcccatttcacttcgccgccctcccctccgtgCCCCCGAGCGGTGGCGGCACCCCTCCCCCCGTGAGCGGCGGCGgtccgcggcggcgccctccctccCGAGCagaggcggcgccctccccccgcGAGCGGCGATGGCGTCTCCCCCACCACTGGCGGCGCGGCAAcgtcctcccccaccaccggcagCGCGGTGGCGTTctccccaccaccggcggctcCCGGGGAGGTGATCCTCTCAGTCAAAGCCACGgcggcgcccctcctcctctccctctcgggtcggcggtggcgggttGGTGGCGGCCGCGACAGATCCGAgggtgggggcggcggctccctccaccCCCTCTAGCCTCCCTCCCGCGGCAGATCCGGTGGCGGCTGCGgctcccttctcccctctcgcctccctcctgcCCCAGATccagcggcgatggcggtgtcgatggcgtcggcgggtgagtccgtcggcggtggcggcggctccctcctcccctctcgcctccctcccgccCTAGATCCGGCAGCGATGGATCCGGCGGTAGTggcggcgtcagcggcggcgcgccCACCCCCcacagcggcgtcggcggcaccctcccccaccaccggcggcggatctagcgggaggAGAGGtgccccgcgagcggcggcgatggcgccccTTCTCccgcgagcagcggcggcggcggagtcctcTCCcaccaccgacgacggcggcggccctcTCCCCTACCACCGGAGagcgccctccgccgccaccgccggcggatCTAACGGGAGggaccggcggtggcggcgctctcccctccaccggatctaGCAGGAGGGAAGCCGCCGGCGGCCAGCCGTCTCTGCGACGgcaatggcgacggcggtggtgacCCCCTTGATCTaatttttggttttggtttggatatatatgtgtacatgcatCATGATTTGTGTGATTGAACTCCGATTGTGATTGTTATTTTTTTCCGGGGTTTGATTGGATTCGGATTGGGattttgggggagggggggcgacGAAGCGGGACGAAAAACCAGtgtgacgaccggaaaaattcgaatatttatattagttatagattaaacatagactaataataaaataaattacagatttagcctgtaaactgcaagacaaatttattaagcctaattaatccgtcattagcaaatgtttactgtagcaccacattgtcagattatggagcaattaggcttaaaagattcgtctcgcaattttatacgcaatctgtgtaattagtttttttcgtttatatttaatactccgtgcatgtgtttaaatatttgatgtgacatggCGAAAAATTTTGCTAGAGGATCTAAactttttcgtttatatttaatactccgtgtatgtgttcaaacatttgatTGCT is from Oryza sativa Japonica Group chromosome 9, ASM3414082v1 and encodes:
- the LOC9266292 gene encoding putative BPI/LBP family protein At1g04970 — its product is MAAAAAPLPTLPLLLLLLTFLSAASASPHISAVISQSGLDFVKDLLVSRAAEAIVPLEVPDIERSVSIPVIGTVDMVASGIVLHGVAVDDSTVAVGDDGIVVAASLSSVNLTMGWSYSYSAWVVTISDSGNASIQVDGMDVGISMGMKNQNGSLKLFVTECGCNMKSLDISLNGGASWFYQGFVDGFSNHIRSSVENAITKKIMEGASKLDSFLGSLPKKIDVDSIAAMNVTFVSDPLFKSSSVEFDIDGLFIPSDKTAVSRHMHFRGVKYVPPLGSSSKMLWISLDEDVFNSVSALYFKAGSLQRMVDKIPDQLFLNTASWRFLIPRLYQKYPNDDMLLNISATSPPSVRINVGRIDAAVDLDVTVNVLDFDEIVPVACISVSVTVSGAAVVSGNNLAGRVELDYFSFTLKWSKVGKLHTFIVQSVMQILLKKLFVPYVNSYLKRGFPLPIIKGFSISDAYILTSQSRIIVSSDVAFIGGHTPYLSQ